The following are from one region of the Tistrella bauzanensis genome:
- a CDS encoding cupin domain-containing protein, translating into MSTSTPASPARPPAADGLPADYAREIDRLDMAPLWTVLSNLVPEHPTPKTVPHVWPYAMVREALLESGRLISAEKAERRVLVLENPGHRGEHRATASIYAGLQLILPGERAPEHRHTQSALRFVIESDGAYTSVEGARIDMAPFDLVLTPRWRWHAHGHDGQQPGVWLDGLDIPMISLFQSGFAERIGDNEAPVRRPDISPAMHGAGLRPATGTPAAGFGLMHYPFAIWRPALDAARAGGHDPHEGVRLEFTDPASGGPVLPTLSAFAQLIAAGTTTRSIRRTESAIVVGVEGQGRLVVGTATGAPVTITIGPRDVAVVPPWAPLQIHADDGTDLVLFSLSDRAAQAALGLYREDRS; encoded by the coding sequence ATGAGCACGTCCACACCGGCATCGCCGGCCCGGCCGCCCGCGGCCGACGGCCTGCCCGCCGACTATGCCCGCGAGATCGACCGGCTGGACATGGCGCCGCTGTGGACGGTGCTGTCCAACCTGGTGCCCGAGCATCCGACCCCCAAGACCGTGCCGCATGTCTGGCCCTATGCGATGGTGCGCGAGGCCCTGCTGGAATCCGGCCGGCTGATTTCCGCCGAGAAGGCCGAGCGGCGGGTGCTGGTGCTGGAAAATCCCGGCCATCGGGGCGAGCATCGCGCCACGGCCTCGATCTATGCCGGGCTACAACTGATCCTGCCGGGCGAGCGAGCCCCGGAGCACCGCCACACCCAGTCGGCGCTGCGTTTCGTGATTGAAAGCGACGGCGCCTATACCTCGGTGGAAGGCGCGCGGATCGACATGGCGCCGTTCGATCTGGTGCTGACACCGCGCTGGCGCTGGCATGCCCATGGCCATGACGGCCAACAGCCGGGCGTCTGGCTCGACGGCCTCGATATTCCGATGATCAGCCTGTTCCAGAGCGGTTTCGCCGAGCGCATCGGCGACAACGAAGCCCCCGTCCGCCGGCCCGACATCTCGCCGGCCATGCATGGCGCTGGGCTGCGGCCGGCGACCGGCACCCCCGCCGCCGGCTTCGGCCTGATGCACTATCCCTTCGCGATCTGGCGCCCGGCGCTGGATGCCGCCCGCGCCGGCGGCCATGACCCGCATGAAGGCGTGCGGCTGGAATTCACCGACCCGGCGAGCGGTGGCCCGGTGCTGCCGACACTGTCGGCCTTCGCGCAGTTGATCGCGGCCGGCACCACGACCCGGTCGATCCGGCGCACGGAAAGTGCGATCGTGGTTGGCGTTGAGGGACAGGGCCGCCTGGTGGTTGGCACAGCCACGGGTGCGCCGGTCACCATCACCATCGGCCCCCGCGACGTGGCGGTGGTCCCGCCCTGGGCGCCGCTTCAGATCCATGCCGATGACGGCACCGATCTGGTGCTGTTCAGCCTGTCCGACCGGGCCGCGCAAGCAGCGCTCGGACTTTATCGTGAGGACCGTTCATGA